The DNA region ctCATTCTCACAGAACACCTCTAATTCTGCATTTCACATGAATAGCAAAAATGAGCTGGTGTCATCTCTGCTTACTTTCCTCATGAGCTCCTCTTGTTCAGCTGGGTCATCCTCAAAATCATTATTGACATCAAGCACAAGGACTGGAGCATTCCTTAGGTTTTCAAAGTGAACCCTGAAGATAACAACAAGAACTGAACAAAAGGCTTATTAGTGTACCTCTGGGGATAGGTAAGAGACAATATGCCCAGACACAGGACAGATGTGTCACACCACTGCTTCAGAGTAAGTTTATTTTATCATAAGAAGGATGCCTGCTGCATATAGACTTTCACcatcattaaaagaaaaacaaagaaacaaaaacacaacactCCTCCAGCTGCAGAGAACAAGTCCCTTCCCCCTTGCCGCATCAAAAGAGATGATTTCCAAGCAAAGGGCTTGATGCTGAGAGATACCTGGAAGCTTCCACTTCCATTGGCATCAGCACCTAAGACGGTAGAGTCCTCTCCTTGCTTCCAAGCAAGATTCCTACACCCTGTTGGGACTCCAAGATTCAATAAATTACCAGCACATTATACAAGCAATACCTAGGGTACGAGTATGGAAAGGAAGGGGTCACCTTAGATTTTCATGAGGTAGATGAGCTTCCTCCCTCTTCTGAGGCCCATCGTGAATTTTGTTATACCCTATTGGTATCTGGGAAGGGAACATGCCTAATAAAGTAGAGGACTggaaacccaaacccttgggttcTATCACTGTTTGGTTGTgataccttgggcaagtcgcttcatTTCTGTGAGCTGGATCTTGCTGTGTGGTAGGAAATGTGATGAAATGAGTAGTCAGTAGAGAAGCCCCAGAGGCAGCAGCCCCTTGGCTATCTGACTGTAGTTGAGTTAGAGTGGTCTCTGGAAGGAACTACAGGATTTGGTGTGACGGAGAGAAGCACAAGTAACAAAGAGGAGCCTACTGCTGAAAGAGACGAGCCTGCTGAAATGTCCTTAGAAGATTGTGTTTGGTGTCATTAAGATTGATGGCAGAAAGCTGGCTGGGTAACCTAGGGAGGGTTACCCATAACAGAGGGAACTGACTAAGCAAGGAATGAAGAAGGGTGGTGGACAGCTGGAGGCATCAGGGAGAGGATCTCTAGGGTTGGGAATGGGTACCAGATTATACGGGCAGGAGGGTGGTAGGGAGCTAGGCCGCAAATTAAAACAGGCACCTCTGCACAGCAGAAGATATATTATTCACCCATTTAAAGAGCCAGGCTTGCATGGCCGAGACTCTGTAAGCCATTGCTATTGTCACTTACTCGGTGGTTTTCTTTACTAGCCAGTTTTCATGCTGAGTGTGAAGCTGCTCCAGATACTTCAGCTGGATCGCCTTCTCCTCAGGCCTCCCCCTTTGGTGCAATCGCTCCAGACATTTCTGAAGGGAGGAAATGACAGCTCCTCCATTAGCGTGACCCACTCATTTACTCCACAAGACTCAATGAGGTCTGCTTTGCAAACTCAACCACATTTGGATGGGGCCAATGGGTATGGGGCACTTCAGATAACAGCAGCAGTTCAAATTCAGCATTAGGCAGCTGAAAAGAGAGATGCAGCCACACAAAGTAGGGATGGCTTCACATGACAGACTAGTTAGAAGTCACAATAACTGTCTAGGGCCAGATGTTTAGTGGGCATGTAAGGACTTGACCTTTCATCCACTGGAGTCAGGGGCAAAATTCCATTAACATCATTACGAGCACAACTGGGCCCCATACTTGGaatgttaacacacacacacacacacacatagtgcTAGAAGGGTAGCAACTTGTGTCAGCGTTGACAGATACAGCTCTGGAAGAAGCTGAATCCAGCCATCCTCAGCTAGAGAAAGAGCCAACACGATGCACCAGGAGGAAGCCCTGAGAGAAGCCATCCATCCATAAAAACAGTCTATATTCCCCCAATCCTCAAAGTACTTTCCCATATACTGAGGCTAAGCCTTTAAAAAACAAGTGCAAGGAATAGCTGTTTGGAACTAAGGCTGCATAGTCAGCACTACATAACAGAGGGAATGGATTTTCCCTCTGGGTTACAGAATAAGTTCTTAGAAGAAAATGACCCTCGCTGGAGAGGCaatgtgatcatagaatcacagaagattagggtttgaagagacctcaggaggtcatctagtccaaccccctgctcaaagcaggaccaacacccactaaatcatcccagccaaagctctgtcaagacgggccttaaaaacctctaaggatggagattccaccacctccctagggaacccattccagtgcttcaccaccctcctagtgaaatagtgtttcctaatatccaacctagacctcccccactgcaacttgagaccattgcttcttgttctgtcgtctgccaccactgagaacagccgagctccacccttctctggaaccccccttcaggtagttgaaggctgctatcaaatcccccctcactcttttcttctgcagactaaataaccccaggtccctcagcctctcttcataagtcacgtgccctggccccctaataattttcgttgtccaacgctggactttctccaatttgtccacatcccttctgtagtgggggggaccaaaactggacgcaatactccaggtgtggcctcaccagtgccaaatagaggggaataatcacttccctcaatctgctgacaatgctcctactaatacagcccaatatgccattggccttcttggcaacaagggcacaccgctgactcatatccagcttctcatccactgtaatcccgagctccttttctgcagaactactgtttagccattcggtccccagcctgtaacggtgcatgggattcttccttcctaagtgcagaactctgctcttgtccttgttgaatctcagatttcttttggcctaatcctccaatttgtctaggtcactctggaccctatccctaccctccagcatatctacctctccccccagcttagtgtcatctgcgaatttgctgagagtgcaattaatcccatcatccagatcactaataaagatgttgaacaaaactggccccaagaccgacccctggggcactcctcttgataccggctgccaactagacatcgagcagTTGATCAATACCCATCGAGCCTGACAATCAAGCCAGccttctatccactttatagtccattcatccaatccatactttttaaacttgctggcaagaatactgtgggagaccataccaaaagctttgctaaagtcaagatatatcacgtccaccactttcctcatatccacgcagccagttatctcatcatagaaggcaatcaggttgacttgcccttggtgaatccatgttgactgttcctgatcaccttcctctcctccaagtgcttcaaaatggattccttgaggacctgctccgtgatcatgcctgctccatgattttgtgAATCCAGTTCACAGACCCCTAAATTGGCACTTAAGagatttgggttctattcctgattctgctACTGATCTGCCGTGTAAACTCAGCCAAGTAACTGaactctttgtgcctcagtttcccctcccaccctttgtcttgtctgctTAGTGTAAGTTCTTCAGAAAAGGTACTGTCTCTCACTATTTATACATATAGTGCCTTGCACACTGGGGCCTCAATCTTGGTCTTCCAGGAGCTACCATAATACAACTAGTGACTGACCTCAACTACTCACCGCTTTCCTGCCTTGAGCAGTTGCAAACTGTGTCAAGAACCCTACAGTGAGAGCTCAGAGCAGTTAAGGAGGTTATTTACAGAAGGATGTGCCAGAATTATACTAGGACAGGTAAATAAGTTGGCAATCACAGGAATCCCTAGTGCAGACAAGTCCTTAGGTGTATTGATTTTTACCCTCTTACATTTCTGGAGCCTTTCAGAGACACCCTCCCCCCATTAATTGCTGGgctattatcaccattttatacattgggaactgaggcacagggattaATTGATTTGACCCAAATTACACAGTAAGGCTGGGAGTTGAATCCAGACTTCTTGAGTCCCAGTCTGAAAGCAAGGCCAGCCTTCAATGCAGCCACTAGAGATGATTTTAGTTAGTTCCCAGTCATGCTCTCAGTTACCTTTGGAGTTGCCTGGAGATACAGAAAGCCATGCAGAGCAATTCGATCCCCGAACTCTTGTAGGAGGAAGGTGTGCAAGTCCTGGTAAATGGTCCATTCGATCTCAGCGAGGTGGCCAAGCTCAAAGAGATTTTTAGCAAAGATGTACCTAGGGAAAGAAGGACAAAAGAGAACAGCAAGTAAATTAAACCTGCCTAAACAAACTCCCTGCAGTTCTAGAATGACAACGTGCACTTTAAGTGAGGTAGGATCCATAATGCACCAGGCGCTGCACTGACATGTAGGACGACATGGCCCCTGCTCCAAGAGGTCGTCTCGACAGCATAGATTTAACACAAACATTTCAGTACCCAGAGAAGAGAGCTGAGCTGGGCTTTTTCAGACAGTGTCACACTAGATAGCAGAACAGTTACTCGAGGGTTTTTCTATTGTTCATTATCTTAGTTCTGGACCAGGTAGtgcagttgtagctgtgttgatcccaggatattgggCTGTCAGACCCTGGAGGATGAAGGCATGTTTATCTACAGAACAGGGATGGAGTGGACAGTGGCAGGGGGAGCTTCCCCCTTACTCCaccctgccaatgcacctcaaacTTG from Lepidochelys kempii isolate rLepKem1 chromosome 26, rLepKem1.hap2, whole genome shotgun sequence includes:
- the DGUOK gene encoding deoxyguanosine kinase, mitochondrial isoform X5, whose translation is MVYQEPSRWSYTFQIYSFMSRLKAQLEPLSEKLLKTQEPVQIFERSVYSDRYIFAKNLFELGHLAEIEWTIYQDLHTFLLQEFGDRIALHGFLYLQATPKKCLERLHQRGRPEEKAIQLKYLEQLHTQHENWLVKKTTEVHFENLRNAPVLVLDVNNDFEDDPAEQEELMRKVKAFIKTL